One Eubacterium sp. 1001713B170207_170306_E7 genomic region harbors:
- a CDS encoding DNA-directed RNA polymerase subunit alpha C-terminal domain-containing protein: MKCSFCGGHMLRGIKVRVDSGIWLDKQYITQFDNANDNDKLKLLGKCGKLNNQLKIKRQVTYYCEQCGHCVEINTKRPEDAELASIKMPKYIFNSLFRAQIYTLEELFAIKEDELKRIRGIGNKGSKYIQKILEYQSNRD; the protein is encoded by the coding sequence ATGAAGTGCTCGTTTTGTGGCGGTCATATGCTGCGCGGGATAAAAGTTAGGGTTGATTCAGGTATCTGGTTGGACAAACAATATATTACGCAATTTGATAATGCGAATGACAATGATAAGCTGAAATTGCTGGGAAAATGTGGAAAGCTAAACAATCAATTAAAGATAAAAAGGCAAGTGACATATTATTGTGAACAATGCGGTCATTGTGTTGAAATAAATACGAAAAGACCTGAAGATGCAGAATTGGCATCAATCAAGATGCCCAAGTATATTTTTAATTCTTTGTTCCGAGCACAAATTTATACATTGGAAGAATTATTCGCAATAAAGGAAGATGAATTGAAGCGCATTCGTGGAATTGGTAATAAAGGAAGTAAATACATACAGAAGATACTGGAATATCAGTCTAATAGGGATTAG
- a CDS encoding SpaA isopeptide-forming pilin-related protein, whose protein sequence is MKEKRKRAKLWPLLLILSMLLTSMPVSAKTVNIESAKETGFRIAIRLDGNQVGYCFDGELSAPKGNYDLVETTHGIPRDIITEKNLTADDVSKINAALYSGYGGPAQDTLLSRLKTAMAGLDIENSYPEIYKYGQDFTANTISPVAVDFTGFTEEQIETMAEGVTQIAIWNLNKDVERVARLEHLKSSNALDMSRAGGNNVAYSTNFYKWTSETTALSQSSAPVDQAESILLWLIGDPDKVYSYDTSPDGTHLFKVEPSDQFKTEAESLRNELGTVLKDYYQKLITTPELKASPSVSFTPDNGSFVANTNPQISESYVLKDSITLAANDIKDDLGQSGATFQLGVPAGYTLYIDNSGVLEKVTPYTQFSGNEKLWMATDNANNDNRTFTFGTTGLFTNTDILFYRSSDSTRQNVVRPTAVSEQLEFNFTTAQKYPVTITKTDLGGKEVEGATIAVYKKGETEPLYTAVSQANGQVVFELQPGDYTFKETITAPGYSVNPIEKDFTVNTDGTVTAEKGMTIENTPLKLSVSKKAITGDDELKGADFTLTKLNDDGTKEIVDLWTSDGTPHEISVSVQNISGTHYLEVGKTYELTENAAPVGYELTNTIKFTINDDGKVQIIGTGEVDENNQITVKDNPIEVSFSKYSLTGREELPGAKLTLKDSAGNIIDSWTSGTDSHVITGKLTATKEYILVEETAPEGYTIAESISFTVNQDGTVTITGQSGSSTEVIMRDDYTKVNFSKQSLFGSNELPGASLKVEELDENGKVVKTIDEWTSTDAVHQIVGKLVVGKTYQMTEVTAPQGYEVAESIKFTIDEKGKAVVNGTAGDTVTMKDSPIGISFSKKTIAGSDELPGAVLKITDVDGNFIDGWTSGTEPHNIKTLEAGKTYFMIEETAPNGYIVAEKIEFTVNDDGTATIKGQEESTGTIVMRDAQEGTVSFSKKAVNGTEELPGAKLTVKDKDGNVIRSWTSQEGKAEVIEGMQPGEYTMVEETAPAGYIKAESITFTVHGDGSVSVNGQTAEGNVVTMLDDYTKTTISKQDITNNQELPGATLQILDANGKIVEEWVSGAEPHTFNALPVGDYTLVEITAPNGYSKAESIPFKVTETGIEQVVTMLDAPNGVSFSKKAVNGTDELAGAKLKVLDKDGKVVDSWTSTDTPHIIEKMTAGEYTMVEETAPDGYVKAESITFTVNEDGSVIVNGTTGSGVTMLDDYTKVQISKKDIAGSDELPGATLIIKDKDGKEIERWVSTDKPYVIEKLPVGDYTLVEETAPDGYTVAEEVPFTVTETGEIQTVEMTDKPTEVYLTKKDITTGDELPGATLIVKDKDGNEIDRWVSTDEPHKIEKLTEGETYTLIEETHPFGYVTAEEITFVVGKDGVTIENPIIMVDDYTKFEFSKFSITGSQEIPGAKLTIKDKDGKVVDSWTSTDTPHIVTKLNPGDEYTLIEEAPPEGYYTAAAVKFTVSDTGEVQKVAMRDEPVVDFEVVLTKTDLTTAEPVPGATVVIKDSDGKVVFEGVTDEKGQIKTTKLAPGNYTFEETIAPVGYDRRTDSFPFTIDKDGKVTGTTTFTDAPLQVDISKVAITGGPELPGAELSIIDKETGEVIESWTSTSEVHRVSKGKLKESHTYILHENLAPIGYELAQDIEFTVANTGEVQKVEMIDEIKPELEVGFSKKDITTGEEIPGAKLSVYKKNPDGTRGELIETWISGNTPHIIKGLEKGETYTMVEEIHPDGFVPAEAIDFVAGVGNLVEMFDDYTKVDISKQDATTGQELAGAKLTLTDDFTGKVVASWTSGTTPYRINYLVAGRTYTLHEDLSPLGYHVASDVKFTVSLTGEVQKVVMKDEVIKVTNIVENVNTGIMRNSTFMLIAITLIVAGLSGIAVMVLIKNKRSSIKNK, encoded by the coding sequence CAATCCGCCTGGATGGCAATCAAGTAGGGTACTGTTTTGATGGAGAGTTAAGTGCGCCGAAAGGTAATTATGATCTGGTTGAAACCACTCACGGTATTCCACGGGATATTATTACAGAAAAAAATTTAACAGCAGATGATGTCAGCAAAATCAATGCGGCCCTGTACTCTGGCTATGGCGGCCCAGCACAGGATACTCTTTTATCCCGGCTTAAAACAGCTATGGCAGGCTTAGATATTGAGAACAGTTATCCAGAAATTTATAAATACGGACAGGATTTTACAGCGAATACCATATCACCTGTAGCCGTTGATTTCACAGGCTTTACAGAAGAGCAAATCGAAACCATGGCAGAGGGGGTCACTCAGATTGCCATCTGGAACCTCAATAAAGATGTTGAACGTGTGGCCAGGTTGGAGCATTTAAAAAGCAGCAATGCCTTAGATATGAGTCGGGCTGGCGGCAATAATGTTGCATATTCTACTAATTTTTATAAATGGACCAGTGAAACAACAGCATTGTCCCAATCGTCTGCTCCAGTAGATCAAGCTGAAAGTATTTTATTATGGCTGATTGGCGATCCGGATAAAGTTTATAGCTATGACACCTCTCCGGATGGCACTCATCTCTTTAAAGTAGAGCCGTCTGATCAGTTTAAAACAGAAGCAGAAAGCCTGCGCAACGAGCTTGGCACAGTTCTGAAGGACTATTATCAAAAATTGATAACAACACCTGAACTGAAGGCATCCCCTTCTGTCAGTTTTACACCGGACAATGGATCTTTTGTGGCAAACACTAATCCTCAGATTAGTGAGAGCTATGTTTTAAAAGACAGCATTACCCTTGCTGCCAACGATATAAAAGATGATCTGGGCCAGTCAGGAGCAACCTTTCAATTAGGCGTGCCAGCAGGTTATACTTTGTATATTGACAATAGCGGCGTTCTGGAGAAAGTCACCCCCTATACTCAATTCAGCGGCAATGAAAAGCTGTGGATGGCTACCGACAATGCAAATAATGACAACAGAACCTTTACCTTTGGCACAACAGGATTGTTCACTAACACGGATATTCTGTTTTACCGTTCAAGCGACAGCACAAGACAGAATGTCGTGCGCCCAACAGCTGTGTCTGAACAGCTTGAGTTCAACTTTACAACCGCACAGAAATACCCTGTAACCATCACAAAAACCGATTTAGGCGGTAAAGAGGTTGAGGGCGCAACCATTGCGGTTTATAAAAAGGGTGAAACAGAGCCATTATACACCGCGGTATCGCAGGCGAATGGACAGGTAGTATTTGAGCTTCAGCCCGGGGATTATACCTTCAAAGAAACCATTACCGCGCCGGGATACAGTGTCAACCCGATCGAAAAAGATTTTACAGTAAATACGGATGGGACAGTTACCGCAGAAAAGGGTATGACCATTGAGAATACACCATTAAAGTTGTCTGTCTCTAAAAAAGCAATAACTGGAGATGATGAACTTAAAGGTGCGGATTTTACACTTACTAAATTAAATGATGATGGAACAAAAGAAATCGTTGATTTGTGGACCTCGGATGGTACACCACATGAAATCAGCGTAAGTGTTCAGAATATTTCGGGTACACACTATCTGGAAGTTGGGAAAACCTATGAATTGACAGAAAATGCAGCACCAGTTGGATATGAATTAACAAACACAATCAAATTTACAATTAATGATGATGGAAAAGTACAGATTATTGGAACTGGTGAAGTAGATGAAAACAACCAGATTACCGTGAAGGATAATCCGATTGAGGTTAGCTTTTCTAAATACAGTCTTACTGGAAGGGAAGAATTGCCGGGTGCTAAACTGACGTTAAAAGACAGTGCTGGAAATATAATCGACAGCTGGACATCTGGAACAGATTCTCATGTTATTACAGGAAAACTGACTGCCACCAAAGAATATATTTTAGTGGAAGAAACGGCGCCTGAAGGCTACACCATCGCTGAATCCATCAGCTTTACTGTTAACCAGGACGGAACGGTAACCATTACCGGACAATCTGGTTCGAGCACTGAGGTTATCATGCGGGATGACTACACAAAAGTCAATTTCTCCAAACAGTCTTTATTTGGAAGCAATGAACTTCCAGGCGCAAGTTTGAAAGTTGAAGAACTGGATGAAAATGGAAAAGTCGTAAAGACTATTGATGAGTGGACATCAACCGATGCAGTTCATCAGATTGTAGGAAAACTGGTGGTTGGTAAAACCTACCAGATGACCGAAGTTACAGCCCCACAAGGCTATGAAGTGGCAGAAAGCATTAAGTTTACAATTGATGAAAAGGGAAAAGCGGTTGTCAACGGAACAGCAGGGGATACCGTTACCATGAAAGATTCCCCGATTGGGATCAGCTTTTCTAAGAAAACCATTGCGGGCTCCGATGAACTCCCGGGCGCTGTATTAAAGATTACAGATGTTGATGGTAATTTCATTGATGGCTGGACATCCGGCACAGAGCCACATAACATCAAAACGCTTGAAGCAGGAAAAACCTATTTTATGATTGAAGAGACAGCTCCAAACGGTTATATTGTGGCAGAAAAAATTGAATTTACAGTCAATGACGATGGAACTGCAACCATTAAAGGTCAGGAAGAAAGCACCGGAACCATTGTCATGCGGGATGCCCAGGAGGGTACCGTATCCTTTTCTAAAAAAGCCGTCAATGGTACAGAGGAGCTGCCGGGCGCCAAGCTTACCGTAAAGGATAAAGATGGAAATGTTATCCGTTCGTGGACTTCGCAGGAAGGAAAAGCTGAAGTTATCGAAGGCATGCAGCCTGGCGAGTACACCATGGTTGAAGAGACAGCTCCAGCCGGTTACATTAAGGCTGAAAGCATCACCTTTACTGTACATGGAGATGGTTCGGTTTCAGTAAATGGTCAGACAGCTGAAGGCAATGTTGTTACCATGCTGGATGATTATACAAAAACAACTATCAGCAAGCAGGATATTACAAATAATCAAGAGCTGCCAGGTGCAACACTTCAGATTTTAGATGCAAATGGCAAGATTGTTGAAGAATGGGTGTCAGGAGCAGAACCCCATACCTTTAACGCGCTGCCGGTTGGTGACTATACTTTGGTAGAGATCACCGCGCCAAACGGATACTCTAAAGCAGAGAGCATTCCGTTTAAAGTAACAGAAACAGGGATTGAGCAGGTTGTTACCATGCTTGACGCCCCTAACGGCGTATCCTTTTCCAAAAAAGCCGTCAATGGCACAGATGAGCTGGCCGGCGCGAAGCTGAAGGTTTTGGATAAGGATGGCAAGGTTGTTGACAGCTGGACCTCAACCGATACACCGCATATCATTGAAAAAATGACAGCGGGCGAATATACCATGGTTGAGGAAACTGCACCGGATGGCTATGTGAAAGCAGAAAGCATTACCTTTACGGTGAATGAAGACGGCAGTGTTATTGTCAACGGGACCACTGGTTCCGGCGTGACCATGCTGGATGATTACACCAAAGTACAGATCAGCAAAAAAGATATTGCAGGCAGCGATGAATTGCCCGGAGCAACTTTGATCATAAAAGACAAGGATGGCAAGGAGATCGAACGCTGGGTATCTACAGACAAACCATATGTTATTGAAAAATTGCCAGTTGGAGATTACACACTGGTCGAAGAAACCGCACCGGACGGATACACAGTTGCGGAAGAGGTGCCTTTTACTGTCACTGAGACAGGAGAAATCCAAACCGTTGAAATGACGGATAAACCGACGGAAGTTTATCTGACAAAAAAAGATATTACAACCGGCGATGAACTGCCTGGAGCAACTTTGATTGTAAAAGACAAAGATGGCAATGAAATTGATCGCTGGGTATCCACCGATGAACCCCATAAGATCGAAAAATTAACAGAAGGGGAGACTTATACTCTCATCGAAGAAACCCATCCGTTTGGGTACGTTACGGCCGAAGAAATTACCTTTGTTGTCGGAAAAGATGGTGTCACCATTGAAAATCCAATTATCATGGTTGATGATTACACAAAATTTGAATTTTCCAAGTTCTCCATCACGGGGAGCCAGGAAATTCCAGGCGCTAAATTAACCATAAAGGATAAGGATGGTAAAGTGGTTGACAGCTGGACCTCAACCGATACCCCTCATATTGTTACAAAATTGAATCCAGGTGATGAGTACACCTTAATTGAAGAAGCCCCACCGGAAGGATATTACACCGCGGCAGCTGTCAAGTTTACAGTCAGCGATACCGGTGAAGTACAAAAAGTAGCTATGCGTGACGAACCTGTTGTGGATTTTGAAGTGGTTCTGACAAAAACAGATCTTACGACCGCAGAACCAGTTCCAGGCGCTACCGTGGTCATTAAAGACAGTGATGGCAAAGTGGTATTTGAGGGTGTCACCGATGAAAAGGGACAGATTAAAACAACAAAGCTTGCACCGGGTAACTATACCTTCGAGGAAACCATTGCGCCAGTCGGCTATGACCGCAGAACAGACAGCTTCCCCTTCACAATTGATAAGGATGGCAAAGTAACTGGAACGACGACCTTTACGGATGCACCATTACAGGTTGACATCAGCAAGGTCGCCATTACCGGAGGACCCGAGCTCCCAGGAGCAGAGCTGTCCATTATCGATAAAGAGACAGGTGAAGTCATTGAGAGCTGGACATCAACAAGTGAAGTTCACCGTGTATCCAAAGGAAAACTGAAAGAAAGCCACACCTATATCCTTCACGAAAATCTCGCACCTATCGGGTATGAATTAGCGCAGGATATTGAGTTTACTGTAGCGAATACCGGCGAAGTGCAGAAAGTTGAAATGATTGATGAAATCAAACCAGAACTGGAAGTTGGATTCTCTAAGAAAGACATCACGACTGGTGAAGAAATCCCTGGCGCTAAGCTGTCTGTCTACAAAAAAAATCCCGACGGCACCAGAGGCGAACTAATTGAAACATGGATTTCAGGAAACACACCTCATATCATTAAAGGTCTGGAAAAAGGAGAAACCTACACAATGGTTGAAGAAATTCATCCAGATGGGTTTGTGCCGGCAGAAGCCATTGACTTTGTGGCTGGTGTTGGAAATCTGGTAGAAATGTTTGATGATTACACAAAAGTCGACATTTCGAAACAGGATGCGACGACCGGACAGGAACTGGCAGGAGCTAAGCTGACCCTGACCGATGATTTTACAGGTAAAGTTGTTGCCAGCTGGACCTCCGGCACCACACCATACAGAATTAATTATCTGGTAGCGGGAAGAACATACACCTTGCATGAAGACCTTTCGCCGCTTGGCTACCATGTCGCCTCTGACGTGAAGTTCACAGTATCCCTCACGGGTGAGGTGCAGAAAGTAGTCATGAAGGATGAAGTCATTAAAGTAACGAATATTGTGGAAAATGTCAACACGGGCATTATGCGCAACTCAACCTTCATGCTTATTGCCATTACATTGATCGTGGCAGGATTGTCAGGAATTGCTGTGATGGTGCTGATTAAAAATAAGAGAAGCTCAATCAAAAACAAATAA
- a CDS encoding amidohydrolase: MGNLALIHGNLITMDDHFSFCDAVLIENGRITAIGRSEDIRRLAGERQIYCIDLKGKTVIPGLHDCHVHVMGTGLNAIGVDLYDCASIADVLDKIREASKDRASGWVYCTRLDESRLAEKRPPAAAEIDAVVPDRGVYIVDRGLHYTLVNTLAFNEIGFDGTEHGLVKDASGQVTGRLHDKANGRARSYFYEKMTDAQRADMLNYTASEAVKKGITTIHAMEGGDMFSDKDIPVFLENQRRFPLDIRLYWDTENLQNILDYGLPAVGTDLLLDGSIGSRTAAFKAPYTDGPDTCGEIYFTEDFVVNHITNAHQNHLQAGFHAIGQRAVTFVLDCLEKSLALCPCTDHRFRIEHFGFPDARDIERAARLGVVISTQPSFTYLRGGPGSVYNLRLGDDRERRGYPLSTFVKAGIPVGGGSDSGVTPMDPVLGLHAAVNQSYPENSVDIQAALRMFTLDAAYCAFEENQKGSITPGKLGDLTVLSGDPYTTAPDKLKALEVCMTIKNGKIVYQK, from the coding sequence ATGGGCAATCTGGCCCTTATACACGGAAACCTCATCACCATGGACGATCATTTTTCTTTCTGTGACGCGGTTCTCATTGAAAATGGAAGGATTACCGCAATCGGCCGATCCGAGGATATCAGGCGGCTGGCCGGGGAACGGCAGATTTACTGCATTGACCTAAAGGGAAAAACCGTGATACCTGGGCTCCACGACTGCCATGTGCACGTCATGGGCACCGGACTCAACGCCATTGGCGTCGATCTGTACGACTGCGCTTCCATCGCCGACGTGCTTGATAAAATCCGGGAAGCCTCAAAGGACAGGGCTTCCGGGTGGGTTTACTGCACCCGGCTCGACGAATCCCGTCTGGCTGAAAAACGGCCGCCGGCAGCGGCGGAAATTGACGCTGTTGTCCCAGACCGCGGCGTCTACATTGTGGACCGCGGACTGCACTACACGCTGGTCAATACCCTGGCCTTTAACGAGATCGGCTTTGACGGAACCGAGCACGGCCTGGTAAAGGATGCCTCCGGCCAGGTTACCGGACGGCTGCACGACAAGGCCAACGGCAGGGCCCGCTCTTATTTCTATGAGAAAATGACTGACGCCCAGCGGGCCGATATGTTGAACTACACGGCCTCAGAAGCGGTTAAAAAGGGAATTACCACCATTCACGCCATGGAGGGCGGCGATATGTTTTCGGACAAGGATATTCCTGTTTTTCTGGAAAACCAGCGCCGCTTCCCCCTCGATATCCGCCTCTACTGGGATACCGAAAACCTTCAGAATATTCTGGATTACGGCCTGCCCGCTGTCGGAACCGATCTGCTGCTCGACGGCTCCATCGGCTCAAGGACTGCCGCTTTTAAAGCGCCTTACACCGATGGGCCGGATACCTGCGGCGAGATCTATTTTACAGAGGACTTTGTGGTCAACCACATCACAAACGCCCATCAAAACCACCTCCAGGCAGGTTTTCACGCCATCGGCCAGCGCGCTGTCACCTTTGTGCTGGACTGCCTGGAAAAATCGCTGGCACTCTGCCCGTGTACAGACCACCGCTTCCGAATCGAGCATTTTGGATTTCCAGACGCCCGCGATATCGAGCGCGCCGCCCGTCTTGGCGTTGTGATCTCAACCCAGCCCTCTTTTACCTATCTGCGGGGCGGCCCGGGCAGCGTGTATAACCTCCGGCTCGGCGATGATCGGGAACGCCGGGGATACCCGCTTTCCACCTTTGTGAAGGCCGGCATTCCCGTAGGGGGCGGCTCAGATTCCGGCGTCACCCCCATGGACCCTGTCTTAGGCCTCCACGCGGCGGTTAACCAGTCCTATCCCGAAAACAGTGTGGACATTCAGGCCGCACTTCGGATGTTTACCCTCGACGCCGCCTACTGCGCCTTTGAGGAAAATCAAAAGGGCAGCATCACGCCCGGAAAACTGGGGGATCTCACCGTTCTGTCTGGAGACCCTTACACCACAGCCCCTGATAAGCTCAAAGCGCTTGAGGTGTGCATGACCATTAAAAACGGAAAAATTGTCTATCAAAAATAA
- the glpK gene encoding glycerol kinase GlpK, whose translation MKKYILGIDQGTTGTRAIIFDQDVNIVSSAYSEFTQYFPQPGWVEHDAMEIYEITLKMMRQAIAEAHLKPENIAGIGITNQRETTVFWDKNTGIPADRAIVWQDRRTLPICEALIEKDGPAIEDRTGVTIIPNDSATKIHWQLKNNAEIRKGVDEGRLLYGTIDTWLTWKLSGGRVHVTDPSNSAVTLLQNARTLNYDESILNELEIPRSILPEIRSTSEIYTTTAPELFDGVEIPIAGLIGDQQGATLGQACFEKGMAKNTYGTGSFILMNTGDEYIPPSDGIFSPVLWSIGGKVDYGLEGLVDVSGAAIQWLRDGLNIIEKSGEAEALARQVNDTAGVYFVPAFVGLGAPYFDSYARGTIIGISRGTTKHHIARAALESMAFQVRDAFKVMERKAGIPLKKLRADGGGAKSDFMLQFQADILGIPVERPVITETTCLGAAYSAGLAVGYWDSIEEISKFWKIDRSFEPAISEEAREERCFNWNRAIERAGGWLKR comes from the coding sequence ATGAAAAAATATATTTTAGGCATTGACCAGGGCACCACCGGCACCCGTGCCATCATTTTTGACCAGGATGTCAATATCGTTTCCTCGGCCTACAGCGAATTTACACAGTATTTTCCACAGCCTGGCTGGGTAGAGCATGACGCCATGGAGATTTATGAAATCACCCTGAAAATGATGCGTCAGGCCATAGCGGAAGCGCACCTCAAACCCGAAAACATTGCAGGCATCGGTATTACCAACCAACGTGAAACCACCGTATTCTGGGATAAGAACACCGGAATCCCCGCAGACCGTGCCATCGTCTGGCAGGACCGCCGCACCCTGCCGATCTGCGAGGCCCTGATCGAAAAGGACGGGCCGGCCATCGAAGACCGCACGGGTGTTACCATCATCCCCAACGACTCCGCCACCAAAATCCACTGGCAGCTGAAAAACAACGCTGAAATCCGCAAGGGTGTGGACGAAGGTCGTCTGCTTTACGGAACCATTGATACCTGGCTCACCTGGAAGCTGTCCGGCGGCAGGGTGCATGTCACCGACCCGTCAAACAGCGCGGTCACCCTGCTTCAAAACGCCAGAACCCTCAATTATGACGAAAGCATCCTGAACGAACTGGAAATCCCACGAAGCATTCTTCCGGAAATCCGCAGTACCAGCGAAATCTATACCACCACCGCCCCAGAGCTGTTCGACGGCGTTGAAATCCCCATTGCCGGGCTCATCGGCGACCAGCAGGGCGCCACGCTGGGCCAGGCCTGCTTTGAAAAAGGCATGGCCAAAAACACCTACGGCACCGGTTCCTTTATTCTCATGAATACCGGCGATGAGTATATCCCGCCTTCCGATGGGATCTTCTCCCCTGTCCTGTGGTCCATTGGCGGAAAGGTTGATTATGGGCTGGAGGGCCTGGTGGATGTCTCCGGCGCCGCGATCCAGTGGCTGCGGGACGGCCTCAATATTATCGAAAAGAGCGGCGAAGCTGAAGCGCTTGCCAGACAGGTGAACGACACAGCCGGCGTTTACTTCGTTCCGGCTTTTGTGGGCCTGGGCGCACCTTATTTTGATTCCTATGCCCGGGGCACCATCATCGGCATTTCCCGCGGCACCACCAAGCACCACATTGCCAGAGCCGCTCTGGAATCCATGGCTTTCCAGGTAAGAGACGCCTTTAAGGTCATGGAACGCAAAGCCGGCATTCCGCTTAAAAAGCTCCGAGCCGACGGCGGCGGCGCCAAAAGCGATTTTATGCTTCAGTTCCAGGCTGACATTTTGGGGATTCCCGTTGAACGGCCCGTCATTACAGAAACCACCTGTCTCGGCGCTGCCTACTCCGCCGGACTGGCGGTTGGCTATTGGGATTCCATCGAAGAAATTTCCAAATTCTGGAAAATCGACCGCAGCTTTGAGCCGGCGATCTCAGAAGAAGCGCGTGAGGAACGCTGCTTTAACTGGAACCGCGCCATTGAACGCGCAGGCGGCTGGCTGAAACGATAA
- a CDS encoding DUF6290 family protein gives MAVSLRLNKEDEALIRNYAEMKNLSVSEAIRQAVMEKIEDEFDLKVYYEAMAEYKENPVTYTLDEVERELEIG, from the coding sequence ATGGCGGTATCATTAAGACTAAACAAAGAGGATGAGGCGTTGATTCGAAACTATGCGGAGATGAAAAATCTGTCGGTTTCCGAGGCCATTCGTCAGGCGGTCATGGAAAAAATCGAGGACGAGTTTGATTTAAAGGTTTATTATGAGGCCATGGCGGAATATAAAGAAAATCCGGTGACCTACACCCTGGACGAAGTCGAAAGAGAGCTGGAAATTGGCTGA
- a CDS encoding glycerol-3-phosphate responsive antiterminator, with protein sequence MSNLQIPLPAVIPAITNTADLVAFLDSYADPWVMVKLGDINTLPNIVRRVHEKRKKIMVHHDSISGLSADRSGIRYLANMGVDAVNTTRLHCISTIQNEKMLAVLGLFIIDSSAVASAVRAVNENTPDFALLMPSSLPHRIIRQIKSETGCPLLGGGLCASTEELDLLLMAGLEGVTTSEKALWHIKSKED encoded by the coding sequence GTGTCAAACCTGCAAATACCCCTGCCGGCTGTTATTCCGGCCATTACCAACACCGCTGATCTTGTGGCCTTTCTGGACAGCTACGCGGATCCCTGGGTCATGGTAAAGCTTGGCGATATCAATACCCTGCCCAATATTGTCCGCCGAGTCCATGAAAAGCGTAAAAAAATCATGGTGCACCACGATTCCATCAGCGGCCTGAGTGCTGACCGCAGCGGCATCCGTTACCTTGCCAACATGGGTGTCGACGCTGTCAACACGACCCGGCTTCATTGTATCAGCACCATACAAAACGAAAAAATGCTGGCTGTTTTAGGGCTTTTTATCATTGACAGCAGCGCAGTTGCCAGCGCGGTGCGCGCCGTAAATGAAAACACACCCGATTTCGCTCTGCTCATGCCTTCCTCTCTGCCACACCGCATTATCCGGCAGATAAAATCCGAAACGGGCTGCCCTTTACTCGGCGGAGGCCTCTGCGCCAGCACAGAGGAGCTGGACCTGCTCTTAATGGCTGGGCTGGAAGGCGTTACCACCAGTGAAAAAGCACTGTGGCATATAAAATCAAAGGAGGATTAA
- a CDS encoding type II toxin-antitoxin system RelE/ParE family toxin — translation MAEKYHVVLTEKAKKSLKKLDRHTALLITGWLRKNLEGCTNPYQYGKGLTANRSGQWHYRIGGYRLVCEISEQTITILVLNVGHRKEIYKR, via the coding sequence TTGGCTGAGAAATATCATGTTGTTTTAACTGAAAAGGCGAAAAAAAGCCTGAAAAAGCTTGACAGGCATACCGCGCTTTTAATTACGGGCTGGTTAAGAAAGAATCTTGAAGGCTGCACCAACCCTTATCAGTACGGCAAGGGTCTCACTGCGAACCGGAGCGGGCAGTGGCATTATCGCATCGGCGGTTACCGTCTGGTCTGCGAGATTTCAGAGCAGACGATCACTATTCTTGTTTTAAATGTGGGACACCGAAAAGAAATTTATAAACGTTAG